The following are from one region of the Achromobacter xylosoxidans genome:
- the thiD gene encoding bifunctional hydroxymethylpyrimidine kinase/phosphomethylpyrimidine kinase has protein sequence MNGRQQAASGRPIPNALTIAGVDPSGGAGILADVKAMSALGAYGCAVIAALTAQNTQGVTGISAVPPAFVGQQIDTLFADVRIDAVKIGMLGQQPVIQVVAEKLAKWAPAHVVLDPVMVAKSGDLLLERDAVGAMREALLPQSTLLTPNLPEAGVLLEERPVETVKEMRRVAERLRNKLAHSGERWVLVKGGHLPGSETIDLLHDGDRMIELPGHRIETVNTHGTGCTLSAALAALLPQTGDVPEAARRAKAYLTEAIRHAERLSVGSGHGPVHHFHAWW, from the coding sequence ATGAACGGCCGCCAGCAGGCCGCCAGCGGCCGCCCCATCCCCAACGCGCTGACCATCGCTGGCGTCGACCCCTCCGGCGGCGCCGGCATCCTGGCCGACGTCAAGGCCATGAGCGCGCTGGGCGCCTACGGCTGCGCGGTGATCGCCGCGCTGACGGCGCAGAACACCCAGGGCGTCACCGGCATCTCGGCGGTCCCGCCCGCTTTCGTCGGCCAGCAGATCGACACGCTGTTCGCGGACGTGCGCATCGACGCGGTCAAGATCGGCATGCTGGGCCAGCAGCCGGTGATCCAGGTGGTGGCCGAGAAGCTCGCCAAGTGGGCACCGGCCCACGTGGTGCTGGACCCGGTCATGGTGGCCAAAAGCGGCGACCTGCTGCTGGAACGCGACGCCGTGGGCGCCATGCGCGAGGCCCTGCTGCCGCAGTCCACCCTGCTGACGCCCAACCTGCCCGAAGCCGGCGTGCTGCTGGAAGAGCGTCCGGTCGAGACCGTCAAGGAAATGCGGCGCGTGGCCGAACGCCTGCGCAACAAGCTGGCGCATTCAGGTGAGCGCTGGGTGCTGGTCAAGGGCGGCCACCTGCCCGGCAGCGAGACCATCGACCTGCTGCATGACGGCGACCGCATGATCGAGCTGCCCGGCCACCGCATCGAGACCGTCAACACCCACGGCACCGGCTGCACGCTGTCGGCGGCGCTGGCCGCGCTGCTGCCGCAAACCGGGGACGTGCCCGAGGCGGCGCGCCGCGCCAAGGCCTACCTCACGGAGGCCATCCGCCACGCCGAGCGCCTGTCGGTGGGTTCGGGCCACGGCCCGGTGCACCACTTCCACGCCTGGTGGTAG
- a CDS encoding thiazole synthase, giving the protein MTTQDTLTIAGRAYSSRLLVGTGKYKDFEQTRAALDASGTEIVTVAIRRTNIGQNAGEPNLLDYVPPSKFTLLPNTAGCYSADEAVRTLRLARELLDGHDLVKLEVLGDPQTLFPNMPETLKATKTLVDEGFKVMVYCTDDPIQCRMLEDLGAVAVMPLASLIGSGMGILNPWNLRLIIEQARVPIVVDAGVGTASDAAIAMELGCDAVLMNTAIAGARDPILMASAMKKGVEAGREAFLAGRMPKKLYSGAPSSPNEGLITAGAPK; this is encoded by the coding sequence ATGACCACTCAAGACACTCTCACCATCGCCGGCCGCGCCTACTCGTCGCGCCTGCTCGTCGGCACCGGCAAGTACAAGGACTTCGAACAGACCCGCGCGGCGTTGGACGCCAGCGGCACCGAGATCGTCACCGTCGCCATCCGCCGCACCAATATCGGCCAGAACGCCGGTGAACCGAACCTGCTGGACTACGTCCCGCCGTCCAAATTCACGCTGCTGCCCAACACCGCCGGCTGCTACAGCGCCGACGAGGCCGTGCGCACGCTGCGCCTGGCGCGCGAACTGCTGGACGGCCACGACCTGGTGAAGCTGGAAGTGCTGGGCGACCCGCAGACCCTCTTCCCCAACATGCCGGAGACCCTGAAGGCCACCAAGACCCTGGTGGACGAAGGCTTCAAGGTCATGGTGTATTGCACCGACGATCCCATCCAGTGCCGCATGCTGGAAGACCTGGGCGCGGTCGCCGTGATGCCGCTGGCCTCGCTGATCGGCTCGGGCATGGGCATCCTGAATCCCTGGAACCTGCGCCTGATCATCGAGCAGGCCCGCGTGCCCATCGTGGTGGACGCCGGCGTGGGTACCGCGTCGGACGCCGCCATCGCCATGGAGCTGGGCTGCGACGCCGTCCTGATGAACACCGCCATCGCCGGCGCGCGCGATCCCATCCTGATGGCCAGCGCCATGAAGAAGGGCGTGGAAGCCGGCCGCGAGGCCTTCCTGGCTGGCCGCATGCCCAAGAAGCTGTACAGCGGCGCCCCCAGCTCGCCCAACGAAGGCCTGATCACGGCGGGCGCCCCCAAATGA
- a CDS encoding TonB-dependent receptor, whose protein sequence is MKTRSIRRYAGALLCSAPAIAAAQQAASSTPQLDAITVTAQRVPTDGRTLPVSISVITAEDIAASSARTMQDVLSTQAGIHLINTSSSSDNSIVDLRGFGITGASNTLILIDGVKQNTNDLSAPSLGVVPLDQVERIEIVRGSGSVQYGGGTTGGVINIITRSDFTKEPVAARATATFGSYGLRQYDAAVSMNNEKVGVDAYMQSLHSDGYRDHSGERREGGGGGITFRHDDGSIRLYGRTTTQKLELPGPRTINPKTGLNEYQDDPRGSKNDVDYVKTTTTTFGLQLEQAIGAGTLYADLSTREKKLDGLTYDGFGDILRDQKLEENIASVRYRLPINGGHSIVFGADGQEAKTTANQNAYYDFQPSKWQSRQHQYGLFAEGQVRATDSTYVTAGVRRQYASDDLDVISGSGTASDRSNHLTAWQLGVRQDLPAGFGVYGKVGRSFRLPNADELLSVQTPLAPQTSTDKEIGVTWQSASSSARLSYFRYDLTNEIQYNPLADGIWGPGTGANTNLDPTRRQGIELEGHTAISSSVSLDANLTWMEAQFRSGTYAGVDLAGKTVPLAPKWLANAGVTWRPTDAFLWNVTAQYVGKSRMDNDQANQFAKELDAYVLFNTKVAYKFTRNIEGAIGVNNIFDRQYATYGIRGGNASFEMLGPVANYSLYPAPGRNFYASLTLRY, encoded by the coding sequence ATGAAAACCCGCTCCATCCGGCGCTATGCCGGCGCCCTGCTCTGCTCCGCCCCGGCCATCGCCGCCGCCCAGCAAGCCGCCTCCTCCACTCCCCAGCTCGACGCCATCACGGTCACCGCCCAGCGCGTGCCGACCGACGGCCGCACGCTGCCGGTGTCGATCTCGGTCATCACCGCCGAAGACATCGCCGCGTCCAGCGCCCGCACCATGCAGGACGTGCTGTCGACCCAGGCCGGCATCCACCTGATCAACACCAGCAGCTCGAGCGACAACTCCATCGTCGACCTGCGCGGCTTCGGCATCACCGGCGCCAGCAACACGCTGATCCTGATCGATGGCGTCAAGCAGAACACCAACGACCTGTCGGCGCCCAGCCTCGGCGTAGTGCCGCTGGACCAGGTCGAGCGCATTGAAATCGTGCGCGGCAGCGGTTCCGTGCAATACGGCGGCGGCACCACCGGCGGCGTGATCAACATCATCACGCGTTCCGATTTCACCAAGGAGCCGGTCGCCGCCCGCGCCACCGCCACCTTCGGCAGCTATGGCCTGCGCCAGTACGACGCGGCCGTGTCCATGAACAATGAAAAGGTCGGCGTCGACGCCTACATGCAATCGCTGCACAGCGACGGCTACCGCGACCACAGCGGCGAGCGCCGCGAGGGCGGCGGCGGCGGCATCACGTTCCGCCACGACGACGGCTCGATCCGCCTGTACGGCCGCACCACCACGCAGAAGCTGGAGTTGCCCGGTCCGCGCACGATCAACCCCAAGACCGGCCTGAACGAATACCAGGACGATCCGCGCGGCTCGAAGAACGACGTCGATTACGTCAAGACCACGACCACTACCTTCGGCCTGCAGCTCGAGCAGGCGATCGGCGCCGGCACCCTGTACGCCGACCTGTCGACCCGCGAGAAAAAGCTCGACGGCCTGACCTACGACGGCTTCGGCGACATCCTGCGCGACCAGAAGCTGGAAGAGAACATCGCCAGCGTGCGCTACCGCCTGCCGATCAACGGCGGCCACAGCATCGTCTTCGGCGCCGACGGCCAGGAAGCCAAGACCACCGCCAACCAGAACGCCTACTACGACTTCCAGCCCTCGAAGTGGCAGTCGCGCCAGCACCAGTACGGCCTGTTCGCCGAAGGCCAGGTGCGCGCCACCGACAGCACCTACGTGACGGCCGGCGTGCGCCGCCAGTACGCCTCCGACGACCTGGACGTGATCTCTGGCTCGGGCACGGCGTCGGACCGCAGCAACCACCTGACCGCCTGGCAGCTGGGCGTGCGCCAGGACCTGCCCGCCGGTTTCGGCGTGTACGGCAAGGTCGGCCGCAGCTTCCGCCTGCCCAACGCCGACGAACTGCTGTCGGTGCAGACCCCGCTGGCGCCGCAGACCTCCACCGACAAGGAAATCGGCGTGACCTGGCAGTCGGCCAGCAGCAGCGCCCGCCTGTCGTACTTCCGCTATGACCTGACCAACGAAATCCAGTACAACCCGCTGGCTGATGGCATCTGGGGCCCGGGCACGGGAGCCAACACCAACCTGGACCCGACCCGCCGCCAAGGCATCGAACTGGAAGGCCACACCGCGATCTCCAGCAGCGTGTCGCTGGACGCCAACCTGACCTGGATGGAAGCGCAATTCCGCTCCGGCACCTACGCCGGCGTGGACCTGGCGGGCAAGACCGTGCCGCTGGCGCCCAAGTGGCTGGCCAACGCCGGCGTGACCTGGCGTCCCACCGACGCGTTCCTGTGGAACGTGACGGCGCAATACGTGGGCAAGTCGCGCATGGACAACGACCAGGCCAACCAGTTCGCCAAGGAACTGGACGCCTACGTGCTGTTCAACACCAAGGTGGCCTACAAGTTCACGCGCAACATCGAAGGCGCCATCGGCGTGAACAACATCTTCGACCGCCAGTACGCCACCTACGGCATCCGCGGCGGCAATGCTTCGTTCGAGATGCTGGGTCCGGTCGCCAATTACAGCCTGTACCCCGCCCCGGGCCGCAATTTCTACGCGTCGCTCACGCTGCGCTACTGA
- a CDS encoding cobalamin-binding protein yields MPLARTHPRIAPGLFLALGALLSAGLAAAGPATDTGAGSAAGAVIQIRDDQGRQVSLAAPARRAVTLAPHATELVFAAGAGDRLIATIRGSDYPPAARQLPIIGDGTQPDPERVAAVRPDLLIAWQPAAAAPLARVMDKLGVPVFYSDPQTLAAIPDAVERMGALFGTEAQARPAAQALRARLDALAARYAGRRPVRVFVQAGLDPIYTLNDSSIVSDALRVCGGVNVFGQAPVVAPQVTLESVLAARPEAVLAGISRPEDGARNLAAWQALGLPAARLGHVYGVDADALYRPGPRLIDAAEAICADLDRLR; encoded by the coding sequence ATGCCCCTCGCACGTACCCACCCTCGCATCGCTCCGGGGCTGTTCCTGGCCCTGGGCGCGCTGCTGTCCGCGGGACTCGCCGCAGCAGGTCCGGCGACGGATACCGGGGCGGGTTCCGCCGCCGGCGCGGTCATCCAGATCCGCGACGACCAGGGACGCCAGGTCTCGCTGGCCGCTCCCGCCCGGCGCGCCGTCACCCTGGCCCCGCACGCCACCGAGCTGGTCTTTGCCGCCGGCGCGGGCGACCGGCTCATCGCCACCATCCGTGGCAGCGACTATCCGCCCGCCGCCCGCCAGTTGCCCATCATCGGCGACGGCACCCAGCCCGATCCCGAACGCGTGGCTGCCGTACGTCCGGACCTGCTGATCGCCTGGCAGCCCGCCGCCGCCGCGCCGCTGGCGCGGGTGATGGACAAGCTGGGCGTGCCGGTGTTCTACAGCGACCCGCAGACCCTGGCCGCCATCCCCGACGCGGTCGAACGCATGGGCGCGCTGTTCGGCACCGAAGCGCAGGCGCGGCCTGCCGCCCAGGCCCTGCGCGCGCGCCTGGACGCCCTGGCCGCCCGCTATGCCGGCCGCCGCCCCGTGCGCGTCTTCGTGCAGGCGGGGCTGGACCCCATCTACACCTTGAACGACAGCAGCATCGTCAGCGACGCCCTGCGCGTCTGCGGCGGCGTCAATGTCTTCGGCCAGGCGCCCGTGGTGGCGCCCCAGGTCACGCTGGAAAGCGTGCTGGCGGCGCGCCCCGAGGCGGTGCTGGCCGGCATCTCCCGCCCCGAGGACGGCGCCCGCAACCTGGCCGCCTGGCAGGCACTGGGACTGCCCGCCGCGCGGCTGGGGCATGTGTACGGCGTGGATGCCGACGCGCTGTACCGCCCGGGTCCGCGTTTGATCGACGCCGCCGAGGCGATCTGCGCCGACCTGGACCGCCTGCGCTGA